A stretch of Candidatus Hydrogenedentota bacterium DNA encodes these proteins:
- a CDS encoding DUF167 domain-containing protein: MDALEKRGNDVWVHVRVQPKASRNSIHLAESRIRVALTAPPVDGAANDALVAFLAKTFGLPRRSVALVQGEKSRDKIVRIMDTEVDHIAGILSDTLHK; encoded by the coding sequence ATGGACGCGCTGGAAAAGCGTGGAAATGATGTCTGGGTGCATGTACGCGTGCAGCCCAAAGCATCCCGAAATTCCATTCATCTTGCAGAGAGTCGCATCAGAGTTGCACTGACGGCCCCGCCCGTGGACGGTGCGGCGAACGACGCGCTCGTTGCGTTTCTTGCGAAGACTTTCGGGTTACCCCGAAGGTCCGTTGCTCTGGTCCAAGGCGAAAAGTCCCGGGACAAGATCGTGCGGATAATGGACACGGAAGTTGACCATATTGCCGGTATTCTGAGCGATACTTTGCACAAATGA
- a CDS encoding acetyl-CoA carboxylase carboxyltransferase subunit alpha, whose amino-acid sequence MSVSHAEPRNRTAFDYALPFERRIAELHARLAGVSAPAEKNRLLRELDREQKKAHANLTAWQRVQLARHPLRPRMLDYVKRLFEDFVELHGDRLSGDDPAMVGGIARFNGRSLVVVGQQKGSSTDERITRNYGMSHPEGYRKALRLFEMAERLKLPVVSFVDTPAAHPGIEAERGGQGPAIARNLLELMGIRTSVFCVVLGEGGSGGALAIAIGDRIAMFESAIYVVCPPERCAEILWRDVDKKELAASVMRVTANDLLDLGVIDVVLPEPGGGAHWNPDGAAEVLAKELELFLRASDEGKWSPELRRERFRRMGVWKEVE is encoded by the coding sequence TTTGATTATGCATTGCCATTCGAACGACGCATTGCCGAGCTCCACGCGCGCTTGGCAGGAGTGTCCGCGCCCGCCGAGAAGAACCGGCTACTACGCGAACTCGATCGGGAACAAAAGAAGGCGCATGCAAATCTAACGGCGTGGCAACGTGTTCAATTGGCCCGGCACCCCCTTCGCCCGCGCATGCTCGACTATGTCAAGCGGCTCTTTGAGGACTTCGTAGAGCTTCACGGCGACCGCCTTTCGGGCGACGATCCGGCCATGGTTGGGGGAATTGCGCGTTTTAATGGCCGTTCATTGGTCGTCGTTGGCCAGCAGAAGGGAAGCTCTACAGACGAGCGCATCACGCGTAATTACGGGATGTCTCACCCCGAAGGTTATCGAAAGGCCCTCCGTCTCTTTGAAATGGCGGAGCGTTTGAAGCTCCCCGTAGTGAGTTTTGTCGACACCCCTGCTGCACACCCCGGCATTGAGGCCGAACGCGGCGGACAAGGGCCGGCAATTGCGCGGAACCTCCTTGAGCTAATGGGGATACGAACTTCCGTATTCTGCGTAGTCCTTGGTGAAGGAGGCAGCGGTGGAGCCCTGGCAATTGCCATCGGCGACAGAATCGCTATGTTCGAGAGTGCCATCTATGTTGTCTGTCCGCCGGAACGATGTGCGGAAATCCTGTGGCGTGACGTCGATAAGAAGGAACTTGCAGCATCTGTCATGCGCGTAACCGCAAACGACTTGCTGGACCTGGGGGTTATCGACGTCGTGTTGCCCGAACCTGGCGGTGGCGCTCATTGGAATCCCGATGGCGCTGCGGAGGTATTGGCCAAGGAATTGGAACTTTTCCTGCGCGCATCGGATGAAGGTAAATGGTCACCTGAGTTGCGCCGGGAACGCTTCCGGCGTATGGGGGTCTGGAAAGAAGTGGAGTGA